accccatccttTTTTTTCTTGTTAACTGATACACGCTGGGCAAAGTTTGCCTTTTATTTGTCTCGTAGGCTGTTgcaatgaattatttatttattgatgtttCAGACTGGCAAATAATTTGAACAAGTCCTCAGAAGCAAACCAAGTTAACACACTGGTGTACTGCATGATGAAGCTGATGACGTGCTACAGGGACTCAAGGTAATGAGCGAGCAGCGACAGCAGTAGGAAGCAGCGAAAAGGGGGTTTGATCCATATTTTGTCCTACATGATATATGAACATGTTGAGTTCAACAAGAGGATGCAGCAGCCTCCAGAAACAGTGGATTCATTTATGACAGCACTATATGCTCTGGCAGAAAAGTATTTGCATGGACAGCTCTGATCATTTGAgggccggacagccaggtctgagtgcacacagcacggggaggtgcctgtcagctgatcacagcacactgacagctggatgacggctcagtgcacagattaaaaacacagaaaacaccaccaggagaggtatataaataattatgacaatacctacatatgcaattacatgacaaataacgaaaatgaatgaccacatgacagtgtgacactttggtctgggtgctgaacggacaggggggcgTGTCCACCCACAGCCGCTGCTGTagagatctctggtcctggacatcccagctggagaacacataccgtgttttgaaggacatgaacttacaacattcctccgtgaggggtgtgtctctgcctgctgtcctcacatggaaatacaaaaaacatcttttgcctttgtgccgggctgcagcagccgcatggtccatgtccttgttgatttcaggcatttttggcACCTTTTACAAGCCATCGATGGTAatgtagtggtaaagtttctggctggtaatctgagcttttgtaaattgcagattcAACTCCCGTGGgttgcatgtattttttttttccccacagcagctGCTTGATGTGGTTACGCATGCTCCAGCTGCTTATTCTATGTTCCCGCtgtgacgttttttttttctctttactcatttttgcactttgtagatgatcccttctgtttctgtttggAAAAAgggaatttttaataatttagaaaatttttcattgtttatattttccaTGGCATCAATGCTATAAGGTGTGGtgacaccaaattcactgcacacatcagtggtgtcctgctgattatactatagacctcagtttgggaaaaaaagTAACAATCAAGTGTGATACTGTGCCTTCATGtctgcagaatttggaagctggaacatgtcggatctgtttaaactttcaacactaaaataaaatatacttttttgtagctgatgacacatttgctttcagattggctgatgaaaccattcgctCATAGAATCAGAAATCGTTTACAGTTCCAGGTGTCTCGTCCACGTCGTGCAGTGAagaacttttttggaatcttgtcaaagttaatttattttatatgtgtataTAGTAATGGATTGAGTCGTGCACAGCAACAGCAGGACGTCTCAGCTAAGCTGCTGCTTTATTGCAGCTGGAACAGATTTAAATTTCAACACCAATATTTGGGaacgtgtgtgtgtcagagtaagtataATACTTTCCTTCCATAAGTTCGGACCCGACGCAACgaggggggcgtttgggggcaacgccccctcacgtcatcaacctcgccccctcggatgtgagagttatcaaaaagaaaaagaaatactggaaaatataacgCCTcccagtttcgcagatttttttagtccaattttgcatgctttttttttttttttacagctcacTGTGCTctacatcctcatcaagcaggccggtcttcTGtccagatgacgggacacctgttgcggcaccgcaaagggagagtacaggcattgtgttctgcgtgtctgtttataagaatcttctcacccagaagaaaaaaaagagcacaaacaactacccataactgtgttcttcactccgtaaaagacacctgcagcgaggtgtgactcagtggaaaaagacgccgcgccacgacgaagaggcgcgatcagaggaactgtgaaatacagttcagtcactattaataatttcttatgtgtccaacctcgtaggttgatcgttaaaattaaattcattagttctaaaagccatcataattatttataggaaaacgttttatttttatttctcaaacaaatgtttgggtctgaaaacaggttggtcttatttttctactcaggtttgaactttgagagtgtttacacacgagagaaaagtgagaaaatgttaatgtctgtttgagaaaagtgtataaagtgtgtagtgaggggttttacagccttaaaacatctataataattgtaaaaaataacgctgactacttcgcggatttcgcctattgtgggctatttttagaacgtaactcctgcgataaacgagggaccactgtatatctacatgaaaggtttatctttgacccgttttaTCTTtgacccaattgcgctgtgtttgcgcttgtgatggagggctgtatgtggggttaatctactgtcttgtgtcgtttctcagatcagttgttggtttggtggtatgcaggagatcactggaccgagggtctatacattcaaataataaaataaataaataaatactgtcatcactctttactcttagtctcttacaacggtgtagcctaaatacacgagctttctaggagcgcacccaattcattacgcacgctcagaggcaggtagcctctgtttaaatgtttaaatgttcaatgttatgtatttgtgtttgtAATTTCATTTACCCTCTATGTTAAAGTATGAGCATTACTAAAGATATACAGTTCAAACTGTGAAATACATTCTGCTCAATAAAAATATTTGacataaattccacgcatcttaaatgtagcagacacagattatctggaattttattttggcaagtttttacggTCTCTGCCAGTAGTGttaatggcagtattcaaactgaagctgggctgatattttcaatcactgtactctgtTCCAgcgcaaactgtaccacagaaccgcacagtgtaaaagttcagcgcGCCAGATTTAtgttcacacacattgtacattcaaaaaccatacatcggactcatgtttccaaaagcaaaacacaaataaaagctttttttttcaaatttaatttacatttcttattttttacaaaaactctcgatgggagacatcaaagttaaaaaaaaaaaacattacaagacaggtctgcggtgtttgcacaggcacagtgcgagaggttggatgcttgtagctcttcagcagcgggataccctcacgacagccaggtttgattttcatctgaccatatgatcggtgatcaggaggtggtcgtgagatgttaaacgcagctcgttactccatgtatactaaacgatgcagggcgtgcgattaacctgaaattcattgagatccaaaaaattctcgcacgaaggaaaaatcagctgaaaaagggccaaaactcgcacagtggaaacccagcttaagtactgaatgtctggtaccagtagatcatggcagtgttctatttatttttgacaccggttatatcagatggttatctaattacaacttggcttttttttttttttttttttgaaaatgcctgtttttacaaataaaaaatggaatattttacaaaagcacatttatctgtaaacaccaacacatgacacacatcacattaatgtgtcggtttacataatgaatgactcaaacaaatcagtgttagtggaggcacattttacccagaatcctttgcgatctgtctgtgtttgttacaaaacttcagaattagtgcattattcaatattaaaagatatgttatattttaactttgtgcaaatgacagaattgacataaatgaagttattctatcagtattcattttatttatacaccaaaccataactcaggagggctttattttccaagatctccGCCTGATGGGaacgttgtgattgagtagagagttgagcttcgtggttttcctcagcttgcttctgtgctggaagccatgtagtaaacaggagcttccagcaagaGGAAAAaccttcaaagacaaaagtgctggctcattgtttgggtctgttgtcgcatttgatgttaccagaagcaatcgtggtgtggttccagagacaatactggaatttatcggttattggttatctgaaacttccaatacatttttgggtggtttatcattttatctttatcaaagataacttttcatttatctgattatctgttattgaagttaattttttggttatctgtgcccaccactgccttctGACCAACAGAAACAGACAGCAATTCTTCTCCAGCTGCACTTGCTCTCTGCCATAgtgattttgcagagtaaaatttattctgctgggataacatttggtcccagttcaaatagagttaaatatactctatcacagttctAAATCAACACTAtcgcagtgtaaaatcaactcttattggagcagaaacacttgatttgacaagacagtagagctgatttcactctgtaagagagtgtattttactctagactgggaccaaatgttatcccagcagagtaaattttactcagcaaatgaTGCCATCACAGCCTCGTCGTGTTCATGTCACTGTCTCATCGTTATCAAGCAGAGGTTTTCCACAGAACACACAGATATTTATTTGGACCGGGTACGTTTCTGACCATCATCAAAATAAACTCTTTAGATCTTGTCTAAACTTGAATTAACCAAACCATTtacaagaataaaaaataaaaataaaataaaaaaaaacagtgaaatattAAATCATAACATGAGCATTTTCAATGAAAGATCATGTTTAAAACAACTTGTTTTGAATTTGGACAGTCAGAATGTTCACACCTCTTATGAAGAGTGAAATGAAAAATTGAAATCGGACAACAAAATCTATATACTCCTAGTTGGCAGGATTTTAAGAAAGTCCAAGATTAAATAATAGACCCCAGTCTACTGCTGACAAACATAAATTTGAAAAACCAGTGCAATCAATGAAAGCTGGATTTAGGACCATTTGAAGAGGTATGTATATTCTTTGTAGTTGCCATAGCAACCAAAAATATTAACTTTATTACAAGAAAACCAGCCTTAAACATCATGCAACATATTTCAACACTGTAAGATCAAAAACACTAATAATGAcccaagaaatgtttttttttttcctgaagcaaACATGACTGAGTCAGTTGTATATTGTTATTATGACTTAAAAACATCTTCCCATCCATAGAATTTTCTATACTTTTAGTATGTTATTTCAGTGGTCCCTTAAAATCAAAAAACGCACAGATTAAAACTATTGCATCTTTACTGGACTATTTCAGGTCTTTAAAAaaaccaacacttccccctcccacttgatcctgtgtctaaaatacttcctccagaaacttctttcagtctTATTCTtgtaaattctgagagaagctcttgtctttctctggaatatttattacaatacatgaggaCGTGCTGCACTGTCTCTGGCCGTGGACGTTCAAAACATAGTCCATCCTGATGATTCTCTTGGAGGAAGAGAGCAGTGTTCAAGAAAGTAGGACCAGTTCTCAGTCTAGCAATAGTAACTTCATCCTTTCTTTTCCACctgtttcttctacaattgtttaTTGAATCTGTCTCCACTAGCTGTTGAAAATAAATGTCTACCCTTCATCTCCTGCTCACAGCATTTTTGCCATTGTAAGTTCATTTCCCTCCCGACAGTACATTTGCTGTCTGCTTTGGAAAGATTGATACTGATGTCTATGTTTTCTTTTGTCACAGATTTTTTGGTAAATCTATCCACCTTCTCATTTGTTGGGCGACCCACATGTGCTGGAACCCACACATAAGTGGATAGTGATCACTTCCTACTGTCCCTTTGTCAAACACGACCCACTCACACTGCAGAGCCAGTCTGCTGGACACTAATGTGAGATCGAACACTGACTCTTTGCCAGTTCTTatacaggcccggatccagaccggtttggaccgatgcagttgcatcagtcaggttttttttacgcatcgtacGTcatcgggggaaaaaaaaattctcgaataatcctgaatagtgccgaacgtgtccccgcagtgaacacagcttttgatgtgATCCCACAATGTACCACGCAGGTGTACGCAGGAAAATTCAAactggatcaaacaaacatagcgtcagtccagtcaagtggaccatcatggcatccaggaaaaaagttgtgcaaggaaaattgggcacttaGTTTTCAAACaacagtgtgtttgaaaggcattctatgatgactgaaattacattttcggtagttatccgaccatacatgtcaacctatacggattgtccataaattatacgcatttttccaagtttcagagtcatacggatgtacaaataaagtcggatattcagggtttgcctGAAAGGAAACGCTTTTAACAAAAACTATAGATTTGATTATTCCTATTGATGTCGagacatcaaggatccaccatgtagagtttattatgtccaaagtttaaggatccagtgaccaatttcatacactcaacaaaaatataaacgcaacacttttggttttgctcccattttgtatgagatgaactcaaagatctaaaactttttccacatacacaatatcaccatttccctcaaatattgttcacaaaccagtcgaaatctgtgatagtgagcacttctcctttgctgagataatccatcccacctcacaggtgtgccatatcaagatgctgattagacaccatgattagtgcacaggtgtgccttagactgcccacaacaaaaggccactctgaaaggtgcagttttgttttattgggggggggggggggataccagtcagtatctggtgtgaccaccatttgcctcatgcagtgcaacacatctccttcgcatcatccatgaagagaacacctctccaacgtgccaaacggcagcgaatgtgagcatttgcccactcaagtcggttacgacgatgaactggagtcaggtcgagaccccgatgaggacgacgagcatgcagatgagcttccctgagacggtttctgacagtttgtgcagaaattctttggttatgcaaaccgattgttccagcagctgtccgagtggctggtctcagacgatcttggaggtgaacatgctggatgtggaggtcctgggctggtgtggttacacgtggtctgcggttgtgaggctggttggatgtactgccaaattctctgaaacacatctgtggcattgtgctgtgtgataaaactgcacctttcagagtggccttttattgtgggcagtctaaggcacacctgtgcactaatcatggtgtctaatcagcatcttgatatggcacacctgtgaggtgggatggattatctcagcaaaggagaagtgctcactatcacagatttagactggtttgtgaacaatatttgagagaaatggtgatattgtgtatgtggaaaaagttttagatctttgagttcatctcatacaaaatgggagcaaaaccaaaagtgttgtgtttatatttttgttgtgtatttatttactttaagactcaataaaatgttgttcagtttcaatttaatcagtttataaagcgccaaatcacaacaaaatccatctcaaggcgcctcacatagaacagttcaacataaaaaatttaaataaatgaaaattaaaaaattaaaatgcataattaaaaacagaagtaaaagaataaaacagataaaaaataaaaactattcataagaaagagaataaaaataggctttaagtcttgacttaaaaatgtccacggactccgactgtctcacggtccacagagcgggtgcacgataagaaaaagccgaataaaagaatgaagattattgaataacaagacacgtacgatttttattttatcattgggcaaaaatgcatccgtcagattttcactctggatgcaGCCCTGTTATATCTATCCTTTTCTTTTTACCATCAGTTAAACTCACTAAGTTTCTTTCATTTAACTTATCCTCTATTATCTGACCATTTTGCTAAAATAACTAATCATAAGACAACCTGTGGACAAAAAATGCTTTTGGAATGAGACCAACAGCCTTCAGAAGTACACATTTCTTTACAACGGTGCAAAAGCTGTCCCAAATTGAAAATAATTTAGTTTTCTTAATAAAACCGTTTGATTCATCAGTAATTAGATTTGCTATGTCAAAGAAGAAGGTGAACTGGTTCCTCTaaactgactgtaggtgggtgaatatgtttatctgtctgtatgtgtccttgCAGTAGacaggtgtcctgtccaggatgtcccTGACCTCACGTCCTGTGACTGCAGGGATGACCTCCAGCCTCCCCGTGACCCTCAACTGGACTGAGCCagaatagaaaataaataaatcccctgAGATGAACATTATCCAAACCTGGAAAAAAATCACAGCTTCCTCCAAATCCAACATGTGGACATTGATATCTTACGTCCACGTGCAGTCCACCTCCGTCCCATTTTGAACCATTTCAGTTTTGTCTGACTGTCCacaaattttccacattttgtcaaacATTCATCGATTCCATCAATGACAATTTCACGGCTTCTTCCAACAACTGATTGTCTGTAAAAGCAGCAGGAGGTTCTGGGGCCGATTCTGAAAGTGAAAATTAATGACTCCAAGAAGCACGTCCAGGGGGACACCATCTGATGGGACGCTGGGCTCAGCAACTGAACCTGGAAACAGCTGTCCATGTGTTAGGACACCTTGAGCGAGTTTGGGCCCAGACATGGAAATCCATGGAAGAATTCCAGGTCTGACTCTGGAGAGAGACTCACATCCATGTTGTCAGCAAATCACAGCGTTACAGTCAAAGGCATCAGTTCATGGAATAATTAAAATAAGAACCAGAAAATGTCCACCTCAAGAAATTTATTATAAAGACGCTAAAGAAACAACATAGTGAAGATTCTGaaattatgaacaaaatgcttttGTTTTGCCTGAATTCTTACTTGTTAGTTGCTGAGATCATTTATGAGTTAATGTGAAAAGCAACAGAAGCAGAAAAccaaaaaagttgtttttgtaaataaaaacttttattcattgattttttttaaagggtaGAACACGATAGATTTATTATtacacaacattaataaaaaaagttgattgtTATTTACAGTTGAAATTGATTATTGTATTTTTGATTTTAACATGTTTGAATTGacaaaagaataataaaaaacaaagttCAAGTCTCTgttgttccagggtggctgtaGGGATCAGTCTGGTGTCTTCAGTGGCGTCCTCCTCTCTGACTTCAGTCTCATTATGGTGCGCTGGTAATGGGCTCGCACCCCGAGCTTGTTGGATGGGATGCGACCCTGGATGTTCCTACAGCAGTCTTCGGTGCAGTTGCATATCAATGCGGTACGTTTTGCCTGTGAAGAAGTACTTACATTACTACTCAAGTACACATAAAACAGGTGGTGCTTGTACTGAATCACTAAATCCAACAGAGCAGAAATTTGACAGGCAAACTGTTCTTACGTGACATTTGACTCCAGCCAGGCTGCAGCTGCAGGTCAGAGGATCGCAGTGGCCCTTGCAGTCACATCCAACGTTCCTCCTGGAGCTCCTCAGGTCCTGCAGCTGTGTCTCCTCCTCCCTGTCGATGAAGTCGACACCAGCTGCTTTAAGCAGAGAATAACGTCTCTCTGATTTGTATCTCTGGGGAAAAAAGCGCTTCTCCCAGTATCCAGCCTTCATCTTCAGAGCATGCTCAGCAAACCCGTCCTGTTGGTGTTCTTTCACCTGGTGAGACAAAAAGAGGACATTAGTCATAATGTAACGATTCACTTATATTAACCAGAAACTAATTTTACTGACAGTCTGAATGCACGATGAAGTAAAACAATGACAAACAGAAGACTCACCTCTGGCAGACGCCCCTGTTCCTCGATTCTCGTGAGTCCCTCCCAGAGTATTTCCCTCCGCCTGTAATCCTGCTTCTTGTCATAATGGTCAACTGTGTATGTTTGTTGGTCATTGTGGTGCGGCATCATGCCCAGGGTGCAGCCTCCCTCAGATGGAACTGCAGTGAAGCCCTGACATCGACTGAAGAGGAAGATCATCACCTGGCCAAAGGTCACCCTGGTTTGATGTGTCTTCTTGGTCCTCTTAAGACTGGGCATTGCTGTGGATGGAGAAATAATGTGAattgattatatatataaaatctgaaTAGATATCTTTTCATCATAAGGACGCTGCCACAGTTACACCATTAGGTGGCACAACACTCTGCCACTTGAATTCTTGTGGTGAGTGGAAACTGCTAAACAGATTGAAAAAGGACATGGATTGTGTTGTGGCTCATGTCCCTGCTGTCTGTCCCTGCTGGTTTTTAGTATCTCCTGGTCTGTTCTCAGTTTTGTGTATAAAATAATTCCAGCTTTGGTTAAGTTTGTGTTCTCTAGTACAGTAATTATTTCTGAGTTCATGTTCatgtttgtggaatgatctccctgcatcaaaaaaCAGTccaattctgtagagactttcaagtccaaacttaagacacatttattctcccttttgtatggctagcatactggcatagtatgttactatgcttcctacccttttaaattcattttcttagtaaacagagcgggtctcagcctcaactttatctaaagcaggggtgggcaatcatgtgccatgaagggacgagatactgcaggttttctttggtgATTTCAacgacgatcaggtgtttatgttcaggggagaagctcatcagcaacccacccgctgaggtgattggttgcaaggaaaacctgcagtgtctcagccctcgatgcccacccctgatttaaagtctgggtctgttagtgaagcttagggctagtggccggtgatcaccttagtatttcttctgctttcctgttgcttcatgctgacaaattataccttaagtgtagtttttctttctgttttcttttttctctgaGATGCAGCTTGAGCCACGTGCTGGATTAGATGATCCAACGAAGGGGTCGACGACCCCTCTCCCCAACCCCTGATTGTGGGCTGGACGCCTGCATGAACTATCATCAatagttgttgtgttgtgttctatattgtaaacttttttggtagaatggcctaagcagtgggtcactcctttgagtctggtctgcttgaggtttcttccgcaaTATCATCAGAGCATAGGCGGcaataattattacacactttctgtaaatacgagaaacttcatttcactgctGAAATATCagagtgttcatctgctatatgatatatttaactgaaatttctgatccagacaaccaatgatttataaaggaaaatcatgaaaattatcaggggtgcccaaacttttgcatacacgcAGGAATTTTAATCCTGTATTTCTAAttttatgaatgagatgtgcgttatttggaagaaagtcgaggtgtCACTGACTTTAGCCCACGAACCACATCCTGCCCACTTGTCCCTCCCATTAGAGAATTGAACTGTCGTCTGAGCACGGCGCGCCCCTCCCCTTTCTTTCACTATCTCACTGCTTCAGCAAGCGGGGTTCCTGAGCTGCCTGCAGGGGGCGCCAATTTGCCAACTGTACACACactgacaagaaaaccattttgcgctggagatgtttttttttaagtgctcgtCGCCATGGTGCCGACCCTTCATTAATGCCGCCCAGGGCGACAGCCCACATTGCCCGTATCAAAAACCGCCACTGATCAGAGCCACGGTGCAGCGGTAAAGATGAGTCAGTCGACCATGTTAAAAATTAACACATATAAATAAGCACATGTAGCCTCAGCTCTTTcagtgattttgtgtttttgtcagaTGAGGACACTCATTGAAATTTGTTGCTGGTGTACCTGGGTTGTTGGGACTGGAATCCAAAGTGGTTGGTGAAGAATAACCTTGGTCCTCAGTCAGCTCCTCAAATTTCCTCTTATGTTGGCCAATCATGGTGGCACTGTGTGGAATCTGCAGAGCACAAAAGAGGAGAAAAGAGGGATTAGAAGCATTATATCACTTTCTTTGACATTACTGACATTTTATTCAACAGCCTTCAGGGGTCAGGTTTGTTATCAGT
The Thalassophryne amazonica chromosome 7, fThaAma1.1, whole genome shotgun sequence genome window above contains:
- the LOC117513178 gene encoding cysteine/serine-rich nuclear protein 2-like, whose translation is MIGQHKRKFEELTEDQGYSSPTTLDSSPNNPAMPSLKRTKKTHQTRVTFGQVMIFLFSRCQGFTAVPSEGGCTLGMMPHHNDQQTYTVDHYDKKQDYRRREILWEGLTRIEEQGRLPEVKEHQQDGFAEHALKMKAGYWEKRFFPQRYKSERRYSLLKAAGVDFIDREEETQLQDLRSSRRNVGCDCKGHCDPLTCSCSLAGVKCHVRTVCLSNFCSAKRTALICNCTEDCCRNIQGRIPSNKLGVRAHYQRTIMRLKSERRTPLKTPD